In one Culex quinquefasciatus strain JHB chromosome 2, VPISU_Cqui_1.0_pri_paternal, whole genome shotgun sequence genomic region, the following are encoded:
- the LOC6045711 gene encoding zinc finger protein 629, protein MDINLDTLADYGFVFDDDGDDLQQVDLGDIVHPAEPCSSVLDELIVEYLSGTDSQSSIGSQSSAAVVSPTSSSEFSAPDEEEDFKPSTFQELFSLIEDCDELVVPPVDVVELNSYLPKKEPQQFYDVIQVVSSEVVLPDASKIVPVASYFVNSKGLLQVYDPNSSVMPGQPKKRGRKPLPRPKGIPGETYCDHCDKNFKSKRGLLQHTNTHHSGIKPNSCDKCGKRFDLREDMLRHRERHLADNKPFGCATGGCGKRFMYQSDLDRHAALKHGKAPHSCAICGKGFGRRDHVEKHELSHYYNTVKKELN, encoded by the coding sequence ATGGACATCAACCTGGACACCCTGGCCGACTACGGCTTCGTGTTCGACGACGATGGCGACGACCTGCAGCAGGTCGACCTCGGGGATATTGTTCACCCCGCCGAACCTTGCTCCTCCGTGCTTGACGAACTCATCGTCGAATATCTGAGCGGCACCGACAGCCAGAGCAGCATTGGCAGCCAATCTTCCGCAGCAGTAGTATCACCAACGTCGTCTTCGGAGTTTTCCGCCCCGGATGAGGAGGAGGACTTCAAGCCGAGTACCTTTCAGGAGTTGTTCAGCTTGATTGAAGATTGTGACGAGCTTGTGGTACCGCCGGTGGATGTTGTGGAGTTGAACAGTTACCTGCCAAAAAAGGAACCGCAACAGTTCTATGACGTCATTCAGGTTGTTTCGTCGGAAGTGGTGTTGCCAGACGCTTCGAAGATCGTCCCAGTGGCCAGCTACTTCGTTAACAGCAAAGGTCTCCTCCAGGTCTACGACCCAAACTCGTCCGTAATGCCGGGTCAACCCAAGAAGCGAGGTCGTAAGCCACTTCCCCGACCCAAGGGTATCCCCGGGGAAACCTACTGCGACCACTGCGACAAAAACTTCAAGAGCAAACGGGGCCTGCTGCAACACACCAATACTCATCATTCGGGGATCAAACCGAACAGCTGCGACAAGTGTGGCAAGCGGTTCGATCTGCGCGAGGACATGCTAAGGCACCGGGAGCGGCACCTGGCGGACAACAAGCCATTTGGATGTGCGACTGGAGGTTGTGGAAAGCGCTTCATGTACCAGTCGGATTTGGATCGGCACGCGGCGCTAAAGCACGGAAAGGCCCCGCACAGTTGTGCGATTTGTGGGAAAGGGTTCGGTCGGAGGGATCACGTGGAGAAGCATGAGCTTAGTCATTATTATAATACTGTTAAGAAAGAATTGAATTAA